In Saccharicrinis fermentans DSM 9555 = JCM 21142, a genomic segment contains:
- a CDS encoding SusC/RagA family TonB-linked outer membrane protein: MKKLNNFKPIPRKNRYWERYTLKRLLTLIVISLAINVSTLAAAQKNIRIEKQNWNVESLFKEVKDQTGLTVIYNNNKLNKNNIIHLKQGDMELGELMQLILKDEALDYELKDDYIVIKPQIIASPINGQQATQRVTGKITDKNGDPLPGVAIMVKGTQIGTATNAEGTFSIQIPEGSSVLVATFVGMIPKEVNIEGKSEITIVLEDDLTNLEEVVVTGMVTTDKRLFTGASQRIKAEDAKLAGIADVSRGLEGRAAGVSVQNVSGTFGTAPKIRVRGATSIYGNSKPLWVVDGVIMEDVIEMSSDDLSSGDAMTLISSAIAGLNADDIESFDILKDGSATSIYGARAMAGVIVITTKRGKAGVSQISYTGEYTYRMKPSYANYNIMNSQEQMSVYEEMREGGWLNYAEIANAAESGVYGRMYSQLNQLDENGDFLLANTPEARAAYLREAEYRNTDWFDELFNTNMVQNHSVSMSSGTDRSSYYASMSAMVDPGWSLDSKVNRYTANFNTNFKIRDNLSLTTISNASYRKQKAPGTLSQDVDVVTGEVKRDFDINPFSYALNSSRTLSPDYYYTRNYAPFNIKKELDENYIDLNVVDVKFQTELKWKVVPKVELSALGALKYQSTSQEHHVTEFSNQASAYRAMETVTVRDNNPFLYTDPDDPYALPISVLPQGGIYTRTDYSMLGYDLRTTASYKDVYNDSHILNLYGGMEVNSADRKKTRNTGWGMQYSMGETPFYSYELFKKGVEDNNLYYELSNTRYRNIAFFGNATYSYRGKYTLNGTLRYEGSNKLGKSTSARWLPTWNISGAWNAHEEGFFDNFGSALTHFTLKASYSLTADRGPYDVTNSLVDIRSATPWRPSAGVKESALEIESLENSELTYEKKHEINLGAEIGFLNNRLNTTFDIYKRDNFDLIGIVNTQGLGGEVSKYGNVASMESNGFEFSLSSTNIKTKDFSWTTNFVYSKVKNEITELETTSRVIDMVSGTGFAREGYAVRSIFSIPFKGLNSEGLPTFLDQNGDITVSDIYFQERDNLDFLEYSGSADPTDIGSLNNAFNYKGLKLNIFVTYSFGNVVRLDPFFSSEYSDLAALPREFKNRWVRPGDEAYTNIPVIATTRQKDNIGESDLATAYNAYNYSSERVAKGDFIRMKEISLGYDFPSQLVSNLGVSALSVKLQATNLFLIYSDDKLNGQDPEFFNTGGVASPVPKQFTFTLRLSL, translated from the coding sequence AAACTGGAACGTAGAAAGTCTTTTTAAAGAAGTAAAAGACCAAACTGGCTTAACCGTTATTTACAATAACAATAAGCTAAACAAAAACAACATCATCCATCTAAAACAAGGCGATATGGAGTTGGGCGAACTAATGCAGCTCATATTAAAGGATGAAGCCTTAGACTACGAACTAAAGGACGATTATATCGTCATCAAGCCACAAATAATCGCAAGCCCCATAAATGGGCAACAGGCCACCCAAAGAGTAACGGGTAAGATAACCGACAAAAATGGAGACCCATTACCTGGGGTAGCCATCATGGTAAAAGGCACGCAAATAGGAACAGCCACCAATGCAGAAGGAACATTTAGCATTCAAATACCTGAAGGCAGTTCCGTACTAGTAGCCACCTTTGTGGGTATGATTCCCAAAGAAGTGAATATAGAAGGAAAATCAGAAATAACAATAGTACTTGAGGACGACCTTACCAATCTTGAAGAAGTGGTAGTTACAGGTATGGTCACAACCGACAAGCGTCTTTTCACGGGTGCCTCACAACGCATCAAGGCAGAAGATGCCAAACTAGCTGGTATAGCAGATGTAAGTCGAGGACTTGAAGGAAGAGCAGCCGGTGTTTCCGTACAAAACGTCTCTGGGACCTTTGGTACCGCACCAAAAATCCGCGTAAGAGGAGCCACCTCAATTTACGGAAACTCAAAACCCCTGTGGGTGGTAGATGGAGTCATTATGGAAGACGTAATTGAAATGAGTTCAGACGACCTGTCTTCGGGAGATGCCATGACCTTGATTAGTTCTGCTATTGCCGGGCTCAATGCCGACGACATTGAGAGTTTTGACATACTAAAAGATGGTTCTGCAACATCCATTTATGGAGCACGCGCAATGGCTGGTGTTATTGTGATCACCACCAAGAGGGGTAAGGCAGGTGTTAGCCAAATTTCCTATACAGGAGAATATACCTATCGCATGAAACCATCTTACGCCAATTATAATATCATGAACTCCCAGGAACAAATGTCAGTTTATGAGGAAATGAGAGAAGGAGGCTGGTTAAATTACGCAGAGATTGCCAATGCTGCCGAAAGTGGCGTCTATGGAAGAATGTACAGTCAACTGAACCAACTGGATGAAAACGGAGACTTTTTATTGGCCAACACACCGGAGGCCAGAGCTGCTTATTTACGCGAAGCCGAATATCGCAATACCGACTGGTTCGATGAATTATTTAATACGAACATGGTACAGAATCACTCCGTCAGCATGTCCTCAGGTACAGATAGATCCAGCTATTACGCATCAATGAGTGCCATGGTAGATCCTGGTTGGTCGCTAGATAGCAAAGTAAACCGCTATACCGCTAACTTTAATACCAATTTTAAAATTCGCGACAACCTAAGCCTCACCACCATTAGTAACGCTTCTTACAGAAAGCAAAAAGCCCCGGGAACACTCTCACAAGATGTAGATGTGGTCACAGGAGAAGTAAAACGTGACTTTGATATTAATCCATTTTCCTATGCACTTAACTCATCCAGAACCCTGAGTCCTGATTATTACTATACACGTAACTATGCGCCATTCAACATCAAAAAAGAACTGGATGAAAATTACATTGACCTAAATGTGGTGGATGTAAAATTTCAAACAGAACTAAAATGGAAAGTAGTTCCCAAAGTAGAACTAAGTGCTCTCGGCGCACTTAAATATCAATCCACTTCGCAAGAACACCACGTTACTGAATTCTCAAACCAAGCTAGCGCATATCGTGCCATGGAAACAGTTACGGTTCGTGACAACAATCCCTTTTTATATACCGACCCAGACGATCCATACGCACTACCTATCAGCGTATTACCTCAGGGCGGCATCTACACGCGCACCGATTACTCCATGTTAGGATATGATTTAAGAACCACCGCCTCCTACAAAGATGTGTATAACGACTCTCACATACTTAACTTATATGGAGGTATGGAGGTAAACTCTGCAGATCGTAAGAAGACCAGAAACACAGGATGGGGAATGCAATATTCAATGGGTGAAACCCCCTTTTATTCCTACGAACTATTTAAGAAAGGGGTAGAAGACAACAACCTATACTACGAATTGAGCAATACACGCTATAGAAATATCGCTTTTTTTGGCAATGCCACTTATTCTTATAGAGGTAAATATACACTCAACGGCACCTTGCGCTACGAAGGTTCTAATAAATTAGGAAAATCAACAAGTGCACGCTGGTTACCTACATGGAATATATCGGGTGCTTGGAATGCACACGAAGAAGGCTTCTTCGATAACTTCGGATCAGCACTGACCCACTTCACACTGAAAGCATCCTACAGTCTAACAGCCGATCGCGGTCCTTATGATGTGACCAATTCCTTAGTAGATATCAGAAGCGCGACACCATGGAGACCCAGTGCTGGGGTAAAAGAGAGTGCTCTCGAAATAGAATCACTTGAAAACAGTGAGTTAACCTACGAAAAGAAACACGAAATAAACCTGGGTGCTGAGATTGGATTTCTTAACAATAGGTTAAACACAACTTTTGATATTTATAAAAGAGACAACTTTGATTTAATTGGCATTGTAAACACACAAGGACTAGGAGGCGAAGTCTCTAAATATGGAAATGTAGCCTCCATGGAATCCAATGGTTTCGAATTCTCCCTGTCTTCTACCAATATAAAAACCAAAGATTTTTCATGGACAACTAATTTTGTATATTCAAAAGTGAAAAACGAGATTACAGAATTAGAAACCACTTCACGTGTCATTGACATGGTAAGCGGCACAGGATTTGCCCGCGAAGGTTATGCCGTACGCTCCATATTCTCTATCCCTTTTAAAGGCCTCAACAGCGAAGGCTTACCTACTTTTTTGGATCAGAACGGAGACATCACGGTTAGTGACATTTACTTTCAGGAACGTGACAACCTTGATTTCCTCGAATATTCTGGTTCTGCTGACCCAACCGACATTGGTAGTTTAAATAATGCCTTCAATTACAAAGGCTTAAAACTAAATATATTTGTCACCTATTCCTTTGGTAACGTAGTGCGTTTAGATCCTTTTTTTAGCAGCGAATATTCCGATTTAGCCGCTTTGCCACGTGAGTTTAAAAACCGCTGGGTAAGACCAGGAGACGAAGCCTACACCAATATTCCAGTTATTGCCACCACTAGGCAAAAAGATAATATTGGAGAATCCGACTTGGCGACAGCATACAACGCCTACAATTACTCTTCAGAAAGAGTCGCCAAAGGAGACTTTATTCGTATGAAAGAGATTTCATTGGGCTATGACTTCCCTAGTCAGTTAGTTAGCAACCTGGGAGTAAGCGCCTTATCCGTTAAACTTCAGGCCACCAATTTGTTTCTGATATACTCTGACGACAAACTGAACGGACAAGACCCTGAGTTCTTTAACACTGGAGGTGTAGCGTCACCTGTACCTAAACAATTTACCTTCACTTTAAGGTTAAGCTTATAA
- a CDS encoding RagB/SusD family nutrient uptake outer membrane protein has protein sequence MKNIKFIYLILLALLAVSCDDFLDETPDNRAEVDSQTKIRKLLVSAYPTGNYGLACELSSDNIMDMGESNPYSDRLLEQMANWVDVTETDNDDLKSIWENAYSAIAHSNQALDAIAELGEDNLLAEKGEALITRAYSHFVLVNVFCKHYDPATSSTDLGIPYMEKSETSLNPQYERGTVKEVYEKINTDIEAALPLISDDMYEIASYYFTQKAAYAFAARFNLYYEQWQKAVDYASEVISTNPTSSIRDWSELGSLPRDPDVVTNAYISDPANLLAIPTTSSLGIIFGAYYTGSRFNHSAAVASETLWAPTPWDYDDESGISTNNYLFRPFVYSGTNLDKSLLYKIPYMFEYTDPVAGIGYHKSVMIPFTTDETLLVRAEANTMLGNNTEALNDINDWTRNFYLGIAQDGEGNNSYYYAETTLEKVNELYNALPYASENTFSSKKKLNPAFTVQAGTQENLLHYVLQCRRVLTIHEGLRWFDIKRYGIEVVRYQLQPNGSLKTLDVLGTDDERRALQLPKDVISAGIEANPR, from the coding sequence ATGAAAAATATAAAATTCATATATCTCATTTTGTTGGCACTACTGGCAGTATCCTGTGATGACTTTTTAGACGAGACACCTGATAACAGAGCAGAAGTTGACAGCCAAACAAAAATCAGAAAATTGCTTGTTTCTGCATATCCTACAGGCAACTACGGACTAGCATGCGAGCTGTCCAGCGATAACATCATGGACATGGGAGAATCCAATCCATATTCAGATCGCCTCCTAGAACAAATGGCGAATTGGGTAGATGTTACCGAAACAGACAACGACGATCTAAAAAGCATCTGGGAAAACGCATACAGTGCTATTGCACATTCCAATCAAGCACTTGATGCCATTGCTGAATTAGGCGAAGATAATTTATTGGCCGAAAAGGGCGAAGCCCTCATCACACGAGCCTATTCTCATTTTGTATTGGTAAATGTTTTTTGCAAACATTATGATCCCGCAACAAGTAGCACCGATTTAGGGATTCCATATATGGAAAAATCAGAAACGTCTCTGAATCCCCAATACGAACGGGGGACGGTAAAAGAAGTTTATGAAAAAATAAATACGGACATTGAAGCTGCTTTGCCATTGATTAGTGACGATATGTACGAAATTGCTTCTTACTATTTCACACAAAAAGCAGCCTATGCTTTTGCAGCACGCTTTAACCTATATTACGAACAATGGCAAAAAGCAGTGGATTACGCCTCTGAGGTAATATCAACAAATCCTACATCCAGTATAAGAGACTGGTCAGAACTAGGCAGTTTACCACGCGACCCGGATGTGGTGACAAATGCATATATTAGTGACCCAGCCAACCTGCTGGCCATTCCAACCACCTCCTCACTGGGCATAATATTTGGTGCCTATTACACAGGATCTAGGTTTAATCACTCTGCAGCCGTGGCCTCGGAAACACTATGGGCCCCAACGCCATGGGATTACGACGACGAATCTGGCATAAGCACTAACAATTACCTATTCCGACCTTTTGTATATTCAGGTACCAATCTGGACAAGTCTTTACTATACAAAATTCCATATATGTTTGAATATACCGATCCCGTTGCAGGAATTGGTTATCACAAATCAGTCATGATACCCTTCACTACCGATGAAACATTATTGGTTAGAGCAGAAGCCAACACAATGCTAGGCAACAACACCGAGGCGTTAAATGACATCAATGACTGGACAAGGAATTTTTATTTAGGAATCGCTCAAGACGGAGAGGGCAACAACTCCTATTATTATGCAGAGACTACCCTAGAAAAAGTTAATGAATTGTACAATGCACTACCTTATGCATCAGAAAATACTTTCAGCTCTAAGAAAAAACTAAATCCGGCCTTTACCGTTCAAGCCGGAACACAGGAGAATCTTTTACATTACGTACTACAATGTCGACGCGTATTGACTATACATGAAGGATTGCGTTGGTTCGACATCAAAAGGTATGGAATCGAAGTGGTTCGCTATCAACTGCAACCTAATGGTTCCTTAAAAACGCTCGATGTACTTGGTACAGACGATGAACGCAGGGCACTACAGCTACCTAAAGATGTTATTTCAGCTGGAATAGAAGCCAATCCGCGTTAA
- a CDS encoding zinc-binding metallopeptidase, translated as MNKYKILLWLMTVAIICTMEACSEDEEPDMSTSVITVEKGESNAFDNYLDLIYRETYNINFMYRFEDIESDMDYQLVPALYENSVKMANLVKYLCLDAYEEVAPDGFLEKYFPKMIMLVGSPAYNNNGTIVLGTAEGGLKITLYNINNLDVTNVDVLYEYYFRTIFHEFSHILHQTKDYSTDFDKISSTDYVGGAWNDAWDNSSSLEAGFISDYSSKEENEDFVELIAHYITTSPDDWNAILEQAGEDGSDILNQKMAIIKSYLLQSWEIDIDKLRDAILDRAEKLAEQDLDNITIE; from the coding sequence ATGAATAAATACAAAATTTTACTTTGGCTAATGACGGTTGCGATCATATGCACAATGGAAGCTTGTTCTGAAGATGAAGAACCAGATATGAGCACTAGTGTTATTACCGTAGAAAAAGGCGAATCCAATGCCTTTGATAATTATTTAGACCTGATATATCGAGAAACATACAACATCAATTTTATGTATAGGTTCGAAGATATTGAATCAGACATGGATTATCAATTAGTACCAGCTCTTTATGAGAACTCAGTAAAAATGGCCAATCTGGTTAAATACCTCTGCTTAGATGCCTATGAAGAAGTTGCTCCAGATGGTTTTCTGGAGAAATATTTTCCTAAAATGATCATGTTAGTTGGTTCTCCAGCCTATAACAACAATGGAACCATTGTACTGGGAACTGCTGAGGGAGGCCTAAAAATAACGCTCTATAACATCAACAACCTGGACGTAACCAATGTTGATGTCTTGTATGAGTATTATTTCCGCACCATCTTTCACGAATTTTCGCATATCTTACATCAAACCAAAGATTACTCAACTGATTTTGATAAGATATCATCGACTGATTATGTTGGAGGCGCATGGAATGACGCATGGGATAACTCATCTTCTCTTGAGGCAGGTTTTATCAGTGATTACTCCAGCAAAGAAGAAAATGAAGACTTTGTTGAACTAATTGCCCACTATATTACCACCTCTCCTGACGACTGGAATGCCATACTTGAGCAAGCAGGTGAAGACGGCAGCGATATCCTCAATCAAAAAATGGCTATCATCAAGTCCTATCTCTTACAATCATGGGAAATTGACATCGACAAATTGAGAGATGCTATCCTTGATCGAGCCGAAAAATTAGCAGAACAAGATTTAGATAATATTACAATAGAATAA
- a CDS encoding DUF4302 domain-containing protein: MKKYIYTILVSCLLSITLFSCDDDAEMLFEETASQRKTAAIGEFEETFKNAEYGWAFKYIPNEDLSYGGYTYVLDFNDKDSVSVYFELASDVSTPVSSLYDIISNGGPVLTFNTYNPFMHYYATPSSSEYNAKGGDYEFLLMSESNDTITLQGTKTGNLMRMVKLTQPAHSYLSTIQENANFIGRGSYVGSIGDTEVGISESNRNFTFSYTEGDEEIVLTVPYLITTEGLSFLAQTEILGQIYQDFTLDKENNKLLAVDGEMEIQIVVPPIDLNQNTWTLDVSVEANASEATWNAWVSAYTANLNTYGETLSQQMTMGRVLATSNYFGIMFTSTPYITIYSLDFNGVPGQSNQLDIQKVGASFNWSWYTHLSPMLDLITDNSPYEVEQDDEDNPTEVKLTSASNPDVWFILKK; encoded by the coding sequence ATGAAGAAATATATTTATACAATACTTGTTTCTTGCCTATTAAGCATTACCTTATTTTCATGTGATGATGATGCGGAAATGCTTTTTGAAGAAACAGCATCACAGCGAAAAACAGCTGCGATTGGAGAATTTGAAGAAACATTTAAAAACGCTGAATACGGCTGGGCTTTTAAATACATTCCCAACGAGGATTTATCATATGGAGGGTATACCTACGTGCTGGATTTTAATGATAAAGACAGCGTTTCAGTCTATTTTGAACTAGCCTCTGATGTTTCTACACCCGTTAGTTCCCTCTACGATATTATATCAAACGGAGGACCCGTATTAACATTTAATACCTATAACCCGTTTATGCATTACTATGCAACTCCATCCTCTTCAGAATACAATGCCAAAGGAGGTGATTATGAGTTTTTATTAATGTCAGAAAGCAACGATACGATTACCCTTCAGGGAACCAAAACGGGCAACCTCATGCGCATGGTTAAATTAACCCAACCAGCGCATTCATACCTCAGTACTATACAAGAAAATGCTAATTTCATTGGCAGAGGATCCTATGTCGGTTCCATTGGAGACACAGAAGTAGGCATATCCGAATCCAACCGGAATTTTACTTTTTCGTATACCGAGGGCGATGAAGAAATAGTACTTACAGTACCTTATTTAATAACAACAGAAGGACTGTCATTTCTTGCACAAACTGAAATACTAGGGCAGATATACCAGGATTTCACCTTAGATAAGGAAAACAACAAATTACTGGCTGTAGACGGAGAGATGGAAATCCAAATTGTAGTTCCGCCCATCGACCTCAATCAAAACACTTGGACTTTAGATGTGAGTGTTGAAGCAAATGCCTCCGAAGCCACGTGGAACGCATGGGTAAGCGCCTACACAGCCAACCTTAACACCTATGGAGAAACACTCTCTCAGCAAATGACCATGGGACGTGTACTTGCCACTTCCAACTACTTTGGTATTATGTTTACATCAACCCCTTATATTACAATTTACTCCTTAGACTTCAATGGCGTTCCAGGTCAATCTAATCAACTGGATATCCAAAAGGTTGGTGCTAGTTTCAATTGGAGCTGGTATACGCATCTATCGCCTATGTTGGATTTAATCACAGACAATTCGCCATACGAAGTAGAACAGGACGATGAAGATAATCCAACAGAAGTAAAGCTTACAAGTGCTAGCAATCCTGACGTATGGTTTATTTTAAAAAAGTAA
- the nth gene encoding endonuclease III yields MTKKERFEKVIEWFQTNMPIAETELDYSNPYELLVAVILSAQCTDKRVNMITPDLFQRYPSAKELAEAEPAEVFDYIRSCTYPNNKSKHLVGMAQMLIRDFDNQVPDDIKELQKLPGVGRKTANVIASVVYEKPAMAVDTHVFRVSQRIGLTTNAKTPLETEKQLVKFFPEELLPIAHHWLILHGRYVCMARSPKCARCGLQEYCKYYQKTKMSS; encoded by the coding sequence ATGACTAAAAAGGAACGATTTGAAAAGGTAATTGAGTGGTTTCAGACCAATATGCCGATTGCTGAGACTGAGTTGGATTATTCGAATCCGTACGAATTGTTGGTGGCTGTAATCCTCTCTGCACAATGTACAGATAAAAGGGTGAATATGATTACCCCTGATTTGTTTCAGCGATATCCATCAGCTAAAGAGCTGGCAGAGGCTGAGCCGGCTGAAGTGTTTGACTACATCCGCTCTTGTACTTATCCGAATAATAAAAGCAAACATTTGGTAGGCATGGCCCAAATGCTGATACGTGATTTTGATAATCAGGTGCCCGATGATATCAAAGAACTGCAGAAGCTGCCGGGGGTGGGTAGGAAAACGGCCAATGTGATTGCCAGTGTAGTGTATGAAAAGCCGGCTATGGCTGTGGATACCCATGTTTTTAGAGTGTCGCAACGTATCGGTTTAACAACCAACGCTAAAACTCCGTTGGAGACAGAAAAACAATTGGTAAAGTTTTTTCCGGAAGAATTATTGCCCATTGCTCACCATTGGCTGATACTACATGGGCGCTATGTTTGTATGGCACGATCGCCCAAATGTGCCCGATGTGGGTTACAGGAATACTGCAAATATTATCAAAAGACTAAAATGTCTTCTTGA
- a CDS encoding DUF3109 family protein, with the protein MIQIDDKIISLELFTQKFICNIAKCHGICCVEGDSGAPLEEDEAKIIEKIYPDIKHLLSPEAIQVIEEEGTSVVDFEDELVTPIVHGKECVYTYFDQKGGVHCAIEMAWKQGLVDFRKPISCHLYPIRTKKLSQGEALNYDVWPICNDARTLGEREGVSVYRFLKEPLIRKYGEAFYEEMEESEKILNEKGLLGA; encoded by the coding sequence ATGATTCAAATTGATGATAAAATAATTAGCTTGGAGCTGTTCACCCAAAAGTTTATTTGCAATATTGCTAAGTGTCACGGTATTTGCTGTGTGGAAGGTGATTCAGGCGCACCGTTGGAAGAGGATGAAGCAAAGATCATCGAAAAAATTTATCCCGACATCAAGCATCTTTTGTCGCCAGAGGCCATTCAAGTTATTGAAGAGGAAGGTACTTCGGTAGTAGATTTTGAAGATGAATTGGTTACTCCAATTGTTCATGGTAAGGAGTGTGTCTATACTTATTTTGATCAAAAGGGAGGGGTGCACTGTGCTATTGAGATGGCTTGGAAACAGGGCTTGGTAGATTTTAGAAAACCTATTTCATGTCATTTATATCCTATACGAACCAAAAAATTAAGTCAGGGAGAAGCGTTAAATTATGATGTTTGGCCTATTTGTAATGATGCTCGTACTCTTGGAGAAAGAGAAGGGGTTTCTGTCTATCGTTTTTTGAAAGAACCGCTTATTAGAAAATATGGTGAGGCATTCTACGAGGAGATGGAAGAGTCGGAAAAAATATTAAATGAGAAAGGTTTGTTGGGTGCTTAG
- the gpmI gene encoding 2,3-bisphosphoglycerate-independent phosphoglycerate mutase, producing the protein MDKKTILVILDGWGFGDKSKSDVISSVETPYWDSLIEKYPNSQLKASGEYVGLPDGQMGNSEVGHLNIGAGRVVYQDLVKINRACADGSIAKNPELEKAYNYAKENGKKVHLLGLVSQGGVHSSQAHIHKLISVAQEYGLSDVFVHAFMDGRDTDPKSGKGFMSDLLAHMDQTVGQVASVTGRYYAMDRDKRWERIKVAYDAMVAGKGETTTTDVLAAIQASYDADVTDEFIKPIVQVDADGNPVGKIEEGDVIVFFNFRNDRAKELTTVLTQKDMPEEGMKTIPLYYCTMTPYDATFEGMHILFNKANVENTIGEVVANAGLKQLRIAETEKYAHVTFFFSGGREAVFEGEDRILVNSPKVATYDLQPEMSAFEVKDKVVAELNAKKYDYITLNFANGDMVGHTGVYPAIEKAVKAVDECLEGVIEAAKANDYEAIIIADHGNADNAVNADGSPNTAHSLNPVPFVWVSERAGTVKNGVLADVAPSLLKLMGVAQPADMTGECLIDLK; encoded by the coding sequence ATGGATAAGAAAACGATTCTTGTTATTCTGGATGGATGGGGGTTTGGAGACAAATCAAAATCCGATGTAATTTCATCTGTAGAAACACCATACTGGGACAGTTTAATTGAAAAATATCCCAATTCGCAGCTTAAAGCTTCCGGAGAATATGTTGGATTGCCAGACGGACAAATGGGTAACTCAGAAGTAGGTCATCTTAATATAGGTGCTGGAAGAGTAGTGTATCAGGATTTAGTGAAGATTAATCGTGCGTGTGCGGATGGGTCTATTGCTAAGAATCCGGAGTTAGAGAAAGCATATAATTATGCCAAGGAAAATGGTAAAAAGGTGCATTTACTTGGATTAGTATCGCAAGGAGGTGTGCATAGTAGTCAGGCACATATTCATAAATTGATTAGTGTTGCGCAAGAATATGGTTTGAGTGATGTCTTTGTGCATGCATTTATGGATGGCCGTGATACGGATCCAAAGAGTGGTAAAGGATTTATGAGTGACCTATTGGCGCATATGGATCAAACAGTTGGTCAGGTAGCCAGTGTTACAGGTCGCTACTATGCCATGGATAGGGATAAACGTTGGGAGCGTATTAAAGTGGCTTATGATGCCATGGTGGCCGGTAAAGGCGAAACAACAACAACAGATGTGTTAGCCGCTATCCAGGCTTCTTATGATGCTGATGTAACCGATGAGTTTATTAAGCCAATTGTTCAGGTGGATGCTGACGGAAATCCAGTGGGTAAAATTGAGGAAGGTGATGTGATTGTGTTCTTTAACTTCCGTAATGATCGCGCCAAGGAATTAACGACTGTGTTAACACAAAAAGACATGCCGGAAGAGGGAATGAAGACTATTCCTCTTTATTACTGTACCATGACCCCTTATGATGCTACTTTTGAAGGAATGCATATTCTTTTTAATAAAGCAAATGTGGAAAATACCATTGGTGAGGTAGTGGCTAATGCCGGACTTAAGCAGTTAAGGATTGCAGAAACAGAAAAATATGCGCACGTAACATTCTTTTTCTCTGGTGGTCGTGAGGCTGTCTTTGAGGGGGAAGATCGTATCTTAGTGAATTCTCCTAAAGTGGCTACCTATGATTTGCAACCTGAAATGAGTGCTTTTGAGGTGAAAGATAAAGTTGTGGCAGAACTAAATGCCAAAAAATACGACTATATTACCTTGAATTTTGCCAATGGAGATATGGTGGGGCATACGGGGGTTTATCCTGCTATTGAAAAAGCGGTTAAAGCTGTAGATGAGTGTTTGGAAGGTGTGATTGAGGCCGCTAAAGCCAATGATTATGAAGCTATTATTATTGCTGATCATGGTAATGCAGATAATGCTGTTAATGCGGATGGTTCACCTAATACCGCTCACTCTTTAAATCCAGTTCCCTTTGTTTGGGTTAGTGAAAGAGCTGGAACAGTTAAAAATGGTGTTTTGGCCGACGTGGCTCCTTCTTTGCTTAAGCTGATGGGAGTTGCGCAACCTGCCGATATGACCGGAGAGTGTTTAATAGATTTGAAGTAA